CGATCAGGGAGCCGGAGGCCCGTGCAATGTTCTCACCGAGCTGGTAGATCCTGCAGGCGGACGAATCGAAATCCGGAACATCACACTCGGCGATCGGACGATGTCGGTGCTGGAAATCTGGGGCGCTGAATATCAGGAACGTACGGCCCTGCTCTTGAACCCTGATCGGCTGGATGAGTTTCACTCGATTTGCGCGCGGGAGAAGGTAACCTGCGAAGTACTCGGCAAAGTGACCGGGGACGGGCGCATCGTGGTGCACGACGCCCAGGATGATTCCACGCCGGTGAATCTGGAACTCGCTCCCATCCTCACGAATATTCCCCAGAAAACTTTCAAACTGGAACGTATCGGCCGGCGATCCGACCCGCTGCGCCTTCCGGTGAGTTTGCCGATCAGCGATGCGATGCAAATGATCTTTCGCCTGCCATCGGTCGGATCCAAGGGCTACCTGGTGAGAAAGGTCGATCGCTGCGTAACCGGGCTCGTGGCGCGCCAGCAATGTTGCGGTCCCTTGCACCTGCCGGTTTGCGACGTGGCCGTCGCCGCACAGAGTCACTTCGGCATTACCGGCGCCGCGATCGCGATTGGCGAGCAACCGGTCAAGAGCCTTGTGAGCGTAGCTGCCGGAGTGCGCATGGCCGTGGCCGAAGCGCTGACAAACATGGTTTGGGCGCACATCTCCGACCTCTCCCACATCAAATGCTCCGTCAACTGGATGTGGGCCGCGAAGACACCCGGAGAAGGGGCGGCGCTTTACGACGGAGCAGTTGCGCTGCGGGATCTGATGGTCACCCTGGGGATTGCAGCCGACGGCGGCAAGGACAGCCTGTCCATGGCCGCTCGTGTCGGCGATGAAGTGGTGAAAGCGCCCGGCCAGGTCGTCATCTCCGCATACGCCTCGATGCCCGATATCACACGCGTAATTACTCCCGACATCAAACATCCCGGCGAGAGCCGGCTGATGCTCCTCGATCTTGCTCCGGGGAAGAATCGGCTCGGAGGCTCAGCACTGGCGCAGGCTTTCGGACAGACCGGGAACGAGTCGCCGGACGTGGAAGATCCTCAGCTTCTCAAGCAGGCGTTCCTGGCGGTGCAAAACCTCATCGCGCAGGGATTGATTCTCGCCGGGCACGACCGTAGCGACGGCGGCCTCGCCACCACCGTTGCCGAGATGGCCATGTCCGGCAATTGCGGCGTCAGGATCATGCTGGAGGAAAAGACCGAATCTATCCCACAGCTCTTTGCGGAAGAACTGGGGCTGGTGATTGAGCATCTGCCCCGCGATGAAGACCGGATCTGCGCCGTGCTGCGAACCGCGGGTGTGCCGTTCAGATCCCTGGGTGAGACGCAGGCGGATCGCAGAGTCGTGATGACGCGCGGCGGGCAGCCGGTGCTGGATATCGCCACGCCGGTTCTGCTTTGCTGGTGGGAGGAAATCAGCGATCAAATCGAACTGCTGCAGATGAACCCCGTCTGCGCGCGAGAGCAGGCCTCGAACCATGATCGCCCGGGCCCCCGGTATCGTCTCGGTTTTGAGCCGCAGCCGACGCCAGGGCCCATCCTGCTGCGGGAGCGGAAACCCAGGGTGGCGATTCTGCGCGAAGAGGGAAGCAACGGTGATCGGGAGATGACCTCCGCCTTCTTTGCCGCAGGATTCGAGCCGTGGGACCTCACCATGTCGGACCTCCTGAACGGCGGCGTCTCGCTGGACGGGTTCCGGGGTCTGGTGTTCGTCGGCGGTTTCTCGTATGCCGACGTGCTCGACAGCGCCAAAGGGTGGGCGGGCATCATCCGCTTCCATGACCGGCTGCGTGAGATGTTCGATGCCTTCTATCGGAGCCCCGACACCTTCACACTCGGGGTCTGTAACGGCTGCCAGCTGATGGCGCTGCTCGGGTGGGTACCGTGGGCCGGGATCCCCGATACCACCCAGCCCAGGTTCATTCG
This window of the Terriglobia bacterium genome carries:
- the purL gene encoding phosphoribosylformylglycinamidine synthase — its product is MLVKFAVKDCKVTCFGERKVSLIRRFYRLVGKDHENCFYVEVGGPLLSHELSILRWLLAETFEPRKLSDKSFLAAGIGETVEVGPRLNFETAFSTNSVAICRSCGLHKVSRVEKSRRWILPQHEDRSRFLAGHHDRMTECPYPSALESFETGLVPEAVLSIPFLEKGPEALRAINRELGLGMDEWDLSFYHDLFANKFRRNPTIVECFQLAQANSEHSRHWFFKGKLIIDGKTAPETLMEIIKSTLRANPSNSVIAFKDNSSGIRGHEVATVIPTVPGKSSPLVWWNGTYDIIFTAETHNFPSGVAPFPGAETGTGGRIRDVHATGRGALVIAATAGYCVGNLNIRGFPIPGEDGSFAYPANLASPMQILIGESNGASDYGNKFGEPLIQGFTRSFGLRLPDGTRREWVKPIMFTGGVGQLDSRHIQKGEPREGMLVIQIGGPAYRIGIGGGAASSMIQGENKEELDFSAVQRGDAEMEQKMNRVIRACVEMGERNPIVSIHDQGAGGPCNVLTELVDPAGGRIEIRNITLGDRTMSVLEIWGAEYQERTALLLNPDRLDEFHSICAREKVTCEVLGKVTGDGRIVVHDAQDDSTPVNLELAPILTNIPQKTFKLERIGRRSDPLRLPVSLPISDAMQMIFRLPSVGSKGYLVRKVDRCVTGLVARQQCCGPLHLPVCDVAVAAQSHFGITGAAIAIGEQPVKSLVSVAAGVRMAVAEALTNMVWAHISDLSHIKCSVNWMWAAKTPGEGAALYDGAVALRDLMVTLGIAADGGKDSLSMAARVGDEVVKAPGQVVISAYASMPDITRVITPDIKHPGESRLMLLDLAPGKNRLGGSALAQAFGQTGNESPDVEDPQLLKQAFLAVQNLIAQGLILAGHDRSDGGLATTVAEMAMSGNCGVRIMLEEKTESIPQLFAEELGLVIEHLPRDEDRICAVLRTAGVPFRSLGETQADRRVVMTRGGQPVLDIATPVLLCWWEEISDQIELLQMNPVCAREQASNHDRPGPRYRLGFEPQPTPGPILLRERKPRVAILREEGSNGDREMTSAFFAAGFEPWDLTMSDLLNGGVSLDGFRGLVFVGGFSYADVLDSAKGWAGIIRFHDRLREMFDAFYRSPDTFTLGVCNGCQLMALLGWVPWAGIPDTTQPRFIRNASERFESRWATVKIVKSPAIMFKDMENSTLGIWVAHGEGRMYCPDPGILQEVREKMLAPCYFVDDEGIPTEKYPFNPNGSTLGITAFCSPDGRHLAIMPHPERSFLKWQWPWIPESWKHDVRVSPWLRMFQNARIWCDGSK